In Sebastes fasciatus isolate fSebFas1 chromosome 15, fSebFas1.pri, whole genome shotgun sequence, a genomic segment contains:
- the sash1b gene encoding SAM and SH3 domain-containing protein 1 isoform X5, which produces MEELRKRKVVQDEEMGTVDSVATSVQLRSQIQESLGLSSTMSTPETERRFPVHKSSSDDGSGGKWDGKRKSKSFWQSFRKSQKGVLRQISKGDDVGFVASEITMSDEERIQLMMMVKENMISIEEALARGDVFLQLKEFEVQNRQTCRSDPPELTDPSSPTTNESFSCNPCDLSDNEQEESVTFRRLHKLVNSTRKVKKKLIRIDELKRPGAEESLMIDGLPFGDASTSLYSGVQKKLTVCPVDSLASALREQLTYDRDFDSLTTSPSSSSLDTCSSQKIFQVFSKSSGSPIHQETSVAGEVREAGEGSGSSFSEMEGCNDEEAKIARSVTDGELRHRILSPLSHHGRACSFGGFDLTNRSLHAVISNNDNTNKDGDGVRDPIKSPPTSRISLGKKVKSVRDTMRKHMSKRYHCSLSEQVCTSSPDRISSCPHSPHTDSDSLEKPKLKPGGSVESLRSSLSGQSSMSGQTVGTTDSSNSNRESVKSEDGEEDELPYRGPFCGRALVHTDFTPSPYDTDSLKLKSGDVIDVISKPPMGTWMGMLNGKVGTFKFIYVDVLNEEEVKPKKTRRRRKARQPKPTSVEELLDRINLKEHLPTFLFNGYEDLDTFKLLEEEDLDELNIRDPQHRAVLLTAVELLQEYDGSSDPERGGQSGGSQEKLLLDRRGLTGDSPRDSGCYESNENLENGRDKKTSSSMSRSSSGFESSHLPSPEYPVLPQTLTSAGPSKTSLQSKPACLPCVLTPLRPPKSSLSLLSPAKGHRVSGAIARSLSCMELRRNPAPDLLRRSFSLTVLHKEKERKPIKPKNWNLTPIVKTEESRRQTVNPQKHCELMFPSSHLAPKQAETTKITHLLRLPPTVPAERSSHPLTTPSSPNPEPVLTETACMYNHTNHISSEDKTSRSVSASSEARRLIMKRNKKTSTNSVNLGSLTEERLPVQHVDLKMEPISDKVLASKEQ; this is translated from the exons ATGGAGGAGCTACGGAAACGCAAAGTAGTGCAAGACGAAGAGATG GGAACAGTTGACTCAGTGGCCACATCAGTGCAGCTCCGCTCGCAGATCCAG GAATCTCTTGGACTCAGCAGCACCATGTCCACTCCAGAGACTGAgagaag GTTTCCTGTGCACAAATCTAGCTCTGATGATGGATCAGGAG GAAAATGGGATGGAAAGAGAAAGAGCAAGTCTTTTTGGCAGAGTTTTCGAAAGTCACAGAAGGGAGTGTTGCGTCAGATTTCAAAAG GTGATGACGTCGGTTTTGTGGCCAGTGAAATCACCATGAGTGACGAAGAGCGTATCcagctgatgatgatggtgaaggaGAATATGATCTCTATAGAGGAAGCCCTGGCACGG GGTGATGTTTTTCTGCAGCTGAAGGAGTTTGAAGTACAAAACAGACAGACGTGCAGGTCCGATCCCCCAGAGTTGACCGATCCCTCCAGTCCCACCACAAATGAGTCATTCAGCTGCAAC CCTTGTGACCTGTCGGACAATGAACAAGAGGAATCTGTGACGTTCAGGAGGCTCCATAAACTGGTCAACTCAACCCGGAAGGTGAAGAAGAAGCTGATCAGAATTGACGAGTTGAAGAGGCCCGGAGCAGAGG AGAGCCTAATGATTGATGGTCTTCCTTTCGGAGATGCCAGCACCTCCCTGTACTCAGGTGTGCAGAAGAAGCTTACCGTTTGCCCCGTGGACTCGCTGGCTTCAGCTCTGCGGGAACAGCTCACCTACGACAGGGACTTTGACAGCCTGACCACCTCGCCCTCCTCCAGCAGCCTGGACACCTGCAGCAGCCAGAAGATCTTCCAGGTCTTTAGCAAGTCCAGTGGGAGCCCTATTCATCAGGAGACTAGTGTAGCGGGGGAGGTGAGGGAGGCAGGTGAAGGCAGTGGCTCTTCCTTTTCTGAAATGGAGGGTTGCAATGATGAGGAAGCCAAAATCGCTCGCTCAGTGACCGATGGAGAGCTCCGTCACCGGATCCTCAGCCCGCTCAGTCACCATGGG AGAGCTTGTAGCTTTGGAGGATTTGACCTGACCAACCGCTCACTGCACGCAGTCATCTCTAACAACGATAACACC AATAAAGACGGAGATGGTGTGAGAGATCCCATTAAATCCCCACCAACATCTCGTATTTCACTGGGCAAAAAAGTCAAGTCTGTGAGAGACACTATGAGGAAACACATGTCCAAGAGATAccactgttctctctctgaacAGGTATGCACG TCAAGCCCAGATCGTATATCCAGCTGCCCTCACTCGCCTCATACAGACTCAGACTCTTTGGAGAAACCCAAACTGAAGCCAGGAGGGTCTGTGGAAAGCCTGAGGAGCTCCCTCAGTGGACAAAGTTCCATGA GTGGTCAGACTGTGGGCACCACCGACTCCTCCAACAGCAACAGAGAGAGTGTGAAGTCTGAGGACGGGGAGGAGGATGAGCTGCCTTACCGCGGACCCTTCTGTGGACGCGCTCTCGTTCATACTGACTTCACCCCCAGTCCCTACGACACAGACTCCCTCAAACTGAAG AGTGGAGACGTCATCGATGTCATTAGTAAGCCTCCGATGGGTACGTGGATGGGGATGCTCAACGGTAAAGTCGGCACcttcaagtttatttatgtggatgtcctgaatgaagaggaggtgaagccCAAAAAGACacgcaggaggaggaaggcccGGCAACCCAAACCCACCTCTGTAGAGGAGCTCCTTGATCGCATCAACCTCAAA GAGCATCTCCCCACCTTCCTTTTTAATGGCTATGAGGATCTGGACACATTCAAgttgctggaggaggaggacctgGACGAGCTGAACATCAGAGACCCCCAGCACAGAGCGGTGCTGCTCACCGCtgtggagctgctgcaggagTATGATG GAAGCAGCGACCCAGAGCGAGGAGGTCAGTCTGGAGGCTCACAGGAGAAGCTGCTCCTGGACCGCCGTGGCCTCACAGGAGACTCGCCCCGGGACTCCGGCTGCTACGAGAGCAACGAGAACCTGGAGAACG GAAGGGACAAAAAGACATCTTCATCCATGAGCAGGTCCTCCTCCGGTTTTGAGTCGAGCCACCTCCCGTCCCCAGAGTACCCCGTCCTCCCCCAGACCCTGACCTCCGCTGGCCCTAGTAAGACTTCTCTCCAAAGTAAACCAGCATGCCTGCCCTGTGTCTTAACACCACTAAGACCCCCGAAGAGCAGCTTAAGCCTCCTAAGCCCAGCAAAAGGTCATCGTGTCAGTGGAGCCATTGCTCGGAGCCTGAGCTGCATGGAGCTAAGGAGAAACCCAGCACCGGATCTGCTGAGGAGGAGCTTCTCCCTGACTGTCCTCcacaaagagaaggagagaaaaccCATTAAGCCTAAAAACTGGAATCTGACCCCCATTGTCAAGACCGAGGAGAGCAGACGGCAAACAGTAAATCCTCAAAAACATTGTGAGCTCATGTTTCCGTCTTCCCATCTTGCCCCTAAACAAGCAGAAACAACAAAAATCACACACCTCCTCCGACTGCCACCGACAGTCCCAGCAGAAAGGTCCAGTCATCCTTTAACTACACCTTCCTCACCCAACCCAGAGCCGGTACTAACAGAGACTGCCTGCATGTACAACCACACAAACCACATCTCGTCAGAGGATAAGACGAGTCGCTCGGTTTCAGCCAGTTCTGAAGCCCGCCGGCTGATAATGAAAAGAAATAAGAAGACGTCCACAAACTCAGTTAATCTGGGTTCTCTGACAGAAGAAAGACTCCCGGTGCAGCATGTTGATCTCAAAATGGAGCCAATTTCTGACAAAGTTTTGGCCTCAAAAGAACAATGA
- the sash1b gene encoding SAM and SH3 domain-containing protein 1 isoform X8, with protein MKKITLENRFPVHKSSSDDGSGGKWDGKRKSKSFWQSFRKSQKGVLRQISKGDDVGFVASEITMSDEERIQLMMMVKENMISIEEALARGDVFLQLKEFEVQNRQTCRSDPPELTDPSSPTTNESFSCNPCDLSDNEQEESVTFRRLHKLVNSTRKVKKKLIRIDELKRPGAEESLMIDGLPFGDASTSLYSGVQKKLTVCPVDSLASALREQLTYDRDFDSLTTSPSSSSLDTCSSQKIFQVFSKSSGSPIHQETSVAGEVREAGEGSGSSFSEMEGCNDEEAKIARSVTDGELRHRILSPLSHHGRACSFGGFDLTNRSLHAVISNNDNTNKDGDGVRDPIKSPPTSRISLGKKVKSVRDTMRKHMSKRYHCSLSEQVCTSSPDRISSCPHSPHTDSDSLEKPKLKPGGSVESLRSSLSGQSSMSGQTVGTTDSSNSNRESVKSEDGEEDELPYRGPFCGRALVHTDFTPSPYDTDSLKLKSGDVIDVISKPPMGTWMGMLNGKVGTFKFIYVDVLNEEEVKPKKTRRRRKARQPKPTSVEELLDRINLKEHLPTFLFNGYEDLDTFKLLEEEDLDELNIRDPQHRAVLLTAVELLQEYDGSSDPERGGQSGGSQEKLLLDRRGLTGDSPRDSGCYESNENLENGRDKKTSSSMSRSSSGFESSHLPSPEYPVLPQTLTSAGPSKTSLQSKPACLPCVLTPLRPPKSSLSLLSPAKGHRVSGAIARSLSCMELRRNPAPDLLRRSFSLTVLHKEKERKPIKPKNWNLTPIVKTEESRRQTVNPQKHCELMFPSSHLAPKQAETTKITHLLRLPPTVPAERSSHPLTTPSSPNPEPVLTETACMYNHTNHISSEDKTSRSVSASSEARRLIMKRNKKTSTNSVNLGSLTEERLPVQHVDLKMEPISDKVLASKEQ; from the exons atgaagaaaataactTTGGAAAACAG GTTTCCTGTGCACAAATCTAGCTCTGATGATGGATCAGGAG GAAAATGGGATGGAAAGAGAAAGAGCAAGTCTTTTTGGCAGAGTTTTCGAAAGTCACAGAAGGGAGTGTTGCGTCAGATTTCAAAAG GTGATGACGTCGGTTTTGTGGCCAGTGAAATCACCATGAGTGACGAAGAGCGTATCcagctgatgatgatggtgaaggaGAATATGATCTCTATAGAGGAAGCCCTGGCACGG GGTGATGTTTTTCTGCAGCTGAAGGAGTTTGAAGTACAAAACAGACAGACGTGCAGGTCCGATCCCCCAGAGTTGACCGATCCCTCCAGTCCCACCACAAATGAGTCATTCAGCTGCAAC CCTTGTGACCTGTCGGACAATGAACAAGAGGAATCTGTGACGTTCAGGAGGCTCCATAAACTGGTCAACTCAACCCGGAAGGTGAAGAAGAAGCTGATCAGAATTGACGAGTTGAAGAGGCCCGGAGCAGAGG AGAGCCTAATGATTGATGGTCTTCCTTTCGGAGATGCCAGCACCTCCCTGTACTCAGGTGTGCAGAAGAAGCTTACCGTTTGCCCCGTGGACTCGCTGGCTTCAGCTCTGCGGGAACAGCTCACCTACGACAGGGACTTTGACAGCCTGACCACCTCGCCCTCCTCCAGCAGCCTGGACACCTGCAGCAGCCAGAAGATCTTCCAGGTCTTTAGCAAGTCCAGTGGGAGCCCTATTCATCAGGAGACTAGTGTAGCGGGGGAGGTGAGGGAGGCAGGTGAAGGCAGTGGCTCTTCCTTTTCTGAAATGGAGGGTTGCAATGATGAGGAAGCCAAAATCGCTCGCTCAGTGACCGATGGAGAGCTCCGTCACCGGATCCTCAGCCCGCTCAGTCACCATGGG AGAGCTTGTAGCTTTGGAGGATTTGACCTGACCAACCGCTCACTGCACGCAGTCATCTCTAACAACGATAACACC AATAAAGACGGAGATGGTGTGAGAGATCCCATTAAATCCCCACCAACATCTCGTATTTCACTGGGCAAAAAAGTCAAGTCTGTGAGAGACACTATGAGGAAACACATGTCCAAGAGATAccactgttctctctctgaacAGGTATGCACG TCAAGCCCAGATCGTATATCCAGCTGCCCTCACTCGCCTCATACAGACTCAGACTCTTTGGAGAAACCCAAACTGAAGCCAGGAGGGTCTGTGGAAAGCCTGAGGAGCTCCCTCAGTGGACAAAGTTCCATGA GTGGTCAGACTGTGGGCACCACCGACTCCTCCAACAGCAACAGAGAGAGTGTGAAGTCTGAGGACGGGGAGGAGGATGAGCTGCCTTACCGCGGACCCTTCTGTGGACGCGCTCTCGTTCATACTGACTTCACCCCCAGTCCCTACGACACAGACTCCCTCAAACTGAAG AGTGGAGACGTCATCGATGTCATTAGTAAGCCTCCGATGGGTACGTGGATGGGGATGCTCAACGGTAAAGTCGGCACcttcaagtttatttatgtggatgtcctgaatgaagaggaggtgaagccCAAAAAGACacgcaggaggaggaaggcccGGCAACCCAAACCCACCTCTGTAGAGGAGCTCCTTGATCGCATCAACCTCAAA GAGCATCTCCCCACCTTCCTTTTTAATGGCTATGAGGATCTGGACACATTCAAgttgctggaggaggaggacctgGACGAGCTGAACATCAGAGACCCCCAGCACAGAGCGGTGCTGCTCACCGCtgtggagctgctgcaggagTATGATG GAAGCAGCGACCCAGAGCGAGGAGGTCAGTCTGGAGGCTCACAGGAGAAGCTGCTCCTGGACCGCCGTGGCCTCACAGGAGACTCGCCCCGGGACTCCGGCTGCTACGAGAGCAACGAGAACCTGGAGAACG GAAGGGACAAAAAGACATCTTCATCCATGAGCAGGTCCTCCTCCGGTTTTGAGTCGAGCCACCTCCCGTCCCCAGAGTACCCCGTCCTCCCCCAGACCCTGACCTCCGCTGGCCCTAGTAAGACTTCTCTCCAAAGTAAACCAGCATGCCTGCCCTGTGTCTTAACACCACTAAGACCCCCGAAGAGCAGCTTAAGCCTCCTAAGCCCAGCAAAAGGTCATCGTGTCAGTGGAGCCATTGCTCGGAGCCTGAGCTGCATGGAGCTAAGGAGAAACCCAGCACCGGATCTGCTGAGGAGGAGCTTCTCCCTGACTGTCCTCcacaaagagaaggagagaaaaccCATTAAGCCTAAAAACTGGAATCTGACCCCCATTGTCAAGACCGAGGAGAGCAGACGGCAAACAGTAAATCCTCAAAAACATTGTGAGCTCATGTTTCCGTCTTCCCATCTTGCCCCTAAACAAGCAGAAACAACAAAAATCACACACCTCCTCCGACTGCCACCGACAGTCCCAGCAGAAAGGTCCAGTCATCCTTTAACTACACCTTCCTCACCCAACCCAGAGCCGGTACTAACAGAGACTGCCTGCATGTACAACCACACAAACCACATCTCGTCAGAGGATAAGACGAGTCGCTCGGTTTCAGCCAGTTCTGAAGCCCGCCGGCTGATAATGAAAAGAAATAAGAAGACGTCCACAAACTCAGTTAATCTGGGTTCTCTGACAGAAGAAAGACTCCCGGTGCAGCATGTTGATCTCAAAATGGAGCCAATTTCTGACAAAGTTTTGGCCTCAAAAGAACAATGA
- the sash1b gene encoding SAM and SH3 domain-containing protein 1 isoform X7 — protein MEELRKRKVVQDEEMGTVDSVATSVQLRSQIQESLGLSSTMSTPETERRFPVHKSSSDDGSGGKWDGKRKSKSFWQSFRKSQKGVLRQISKGDDVGFVASEITMSDEERIQLMMMVKENMISIEEALARLKEFEVQNRQTCRSDPPELTDPSSPTTNESFSCNPCDLSDNEQEESVTFRRLHKLVNSTRKVKKKLIRIDELKRPGAEESLMIDGLPFGDASTSLYSGVQKKLTVCPVDSLASALREQLTYDRDFDSLTTSPSSSSLDTCSSQKIFQVFSKSSGSPIHQETSVAGEVREAGEGSGSSFSEMEGCNDEEAKIARSVTDGELRHRILSPLSHHGRACSFGGFDLTNRSLHAVISNNDNTNKDGDGVRDPIKSPPTSRISLGKKVKSVRDTMRKHMSKRYHCSLSEQSSPDRISSCPHSPHTDSDSLEKPKLKPGGSVESLRSSLSGQSSMSGQTVGTTDSSNSNRESVKSEDGEEDELPYRGPFCGRALVHTDFTPSPYDTDSLKLKSGDVIDVISKPPMGTWMGMLNGKVGTFKFIYVDVLNEEEVKPKKTRRRRKARQPKPTSVEELLDRINLKEHLPTFLFNGYEDLDTFKLLEEEDLDELNIRDPQHRAVLLTAVELLQEYDGSSDPERGGQSGGSQEKLLLDRRGLTGDSPRDSGCYESNENLENGRDKKTSSSMSRSSSGFESSHLPSPEYPVLPQTLTSAGPSKTSLQSKPACLPCVLTPLRPPKSSLSLLSPAKGHRVSGAIARSLSCMELRRNPAPDLLRRSFSLTVLHKEKERKPIKPKNWNLTPIVKTEESRRQTVNPQKHCELMFPSSHLAPKQAETTKITHLLRLPPTVPAERSSHPLTTPSSPNPEPVLTETACMYNHTNHISSEDKTSRSVSASSEARRLIMKRNKKTSTNSVNLGSLTEERLPVQHVDLKMEPISDKVLASKEQ, from the exons ATGGAGGAGCTACGGAAACGCAAAGTAGTGCAAGACGAAGAGATG GGAACAGTTGACTCAGTGGCCACATCAGTGCAGCTCCGCTCGCAGATCCAG GAATCTCTTGGACTCAGCAGCACCATGTCCACTCCAGAGACTGAgagaag GTTTCCTGTGCACAAATCTAGCTCTGATGATGGATCAGGAG GAAAATGGGATGGAAAGAGAAAGAGCAAGTCTTTTTGGCAGAGTTTTCGAAAGTCACAGAAGGGAGTGTTGCGTCAGATTTCAAAAG GTGATGACGTCGGTTTTGTGGCCAGTGAAATCACCATGAGTGACGAAGAGCGTATCcagctgatgatgatggtgaaggaGAATATGATCTCTATAGAGGAAGCCCTGGCACGG CTGAAGGAGTTTGAAGTACAAAACAGACAGACGTGCAGGTCCGATCCCCCAGAGTTGACCGATCCCTCCAGTCCCACCACAAATGAGTCATTCAGCTGCAAC CCTTGTGACCTGTCGGACAATGAACAAGAGGAATCTGTGACGTTCAGGAGGCTCCATAAACTGGTCAACTCAACCCGGAAGGTGAAGAAGAAGCTGATCAGAATTGACGAGTTGAAGAGGCCCGGAGCAGAGG AGAGCCTAATGATTGATGGTCTTCCTTTCGGAGATGCCAGCACCTCCCTGTACTCAGGTGTGCAGAAGAAGCTTACCGTTTGCCCCGTGGACTCGCTGGCTTCAGCTCTGCGGGAACAGCTCACCTACGACAGGGACTTTGACAGCCTGACCACCTCGCCCTCCTCCAGCAGCCTGGACACCTGCAGCAGCCAGAAGATCTTCCAGGTCTTTAGCAAGTCCAGTGGGAGCCCTATTCATCAGGAGACTAGTGTAGCGGGGGAGGTGAGGGAGGCAGGTGAAGGCAGTGGCTCTTCCTTTTCTGAAATGGAGGGTTGCAATGATGAGGAAGCCAAAATCGCTCGCTCAGTGACCGATGGAGAGCTCCGTCACCGGATCCTCAGCCCGCTCAGTCACCATGGG AGAGCTTGTAGCTTTGGAGGATTTGACCTGACCAACCGCTCACTGCACGCAGTCATCTCTAACAACGATAACACC AATAAAGACGGAGATGGTGTGAGAGATCCCATTAAATCCCCACCAACATCTCGTATTTCACTGGGCAAAAAAGTCAAGTCTGTGAGAGACACTATGAGGAAACACATGTCCAAGAGATAccactgttctctctctgaacAG TCAAGCCCAGATCGTATATCCAGCTGCCCTCACTCGCCTCATACAGACTCAGACTCTTTGGAGAAACCCAAACTGAAGCCAGGAGGGTCTGTGGAAAGCCTGAGGAGCTCCCTCAGTGGACAAAGTTCCATGA GTGGTCAGACTGTGGGCACCACCGACTCCTCCAACAGCAACAGAGAGAGTGTGAAGTCTGAGGACGGGGAGGAGGATGAGCTGCCTTACCGCGGACCCTTCTGTGGACGCGCTCTCGTTCATACTGACTTCACCCCCAGTCCCTACGACACAGACTCCCTCAAACTGAAG AGTGGAGACGTCATCGATGTCATTAGTAAGCCTCCGATGGGTACGTGGATGGGGATGCTCAACGGTAAAGTCGGCACcttcaagtttatttatgtggatgtcctgaatgaagaggaggtgaagccCAAAAAGACacgcaggaggaggaaggcccGGCAACCCAAACCCACCTCTGTAGAGGAGCTCCTTGATCGCATCAACCTCAAA GAGCATCTCCCCACCTTCCTTTTTAATGGCTATGAGGATCTGGACACATTCAAgttgctggaggaggaggacctgGACGAGCTGAACATCAGAGACCCCCAGCACAGAGCGGTGCTGCTCACCGCtgtggagctgctgcaggagTATGATG GAAGCAGCGACCCAGAGCGAGGAGGTCAGTCTGGAGGCTCACAGGAGAAGCTGCTCCTGGACCGCCGTGGCCTCACAGGAGACTCGCCCCGGGACTCCGGCTGCTACGAGAGCAACGAGAACCTGGAGAACG GAAGGGACAAAAAGACATCTTCATCCATGAGCAGGTCCTCCTCCGGTTTTGAGTCGAGCCACCTCCCGTCCCCAGAGTACCCCGTCCTCCCCCAGACCCTGACCTCCGCTGGCCCTAGTAAGACTTCTCTCCAAAGTAAACCAGCATGCCTGCCCTGTGTCTTAACACCACTAAGACCCCCGAAGAGCAGCTTAAGCCTCCTAAGCCCAGCAAAAGGTCATCGTGTCAGTGGAGCCATTGCTCGGAGCCTGAGCTGCATGGAGCTAAGGAGAAACCCAGCACCGGATCTGCTGAGGAGGAGCTTCTCCCTGACTGTCCTCcacaaagagaaggagagaaaaccCATTAAGCCTAAAAACTGGAATCTGACCCCCATTGTCAAGACCGAGGAGAGCAGACGGCAAACAGTAAATCCTCAAAAACATTGTGAGCTCATGTTTCCGTCTTCCCATCTTGCCCCTAAACAAGCAGAAACAACAAAAATCACACACCTCCTCCGACTGCCACCGACAGTCCCAGCAGAAAGGTCCAGTCATCCTTTAACTACACCTTCCTCACCCAACCCAGAGCCGGTACTAACAGAGACTGCCTGCATGTACAACCACACAAACCACATCTCGTCAGAGGATAAGACGAGTCGCTCGGTTTCAGCCAGTTCTGAAGCCCGCCGGCTGATAATGAAAAGAAATAAGAAGACGTCCACAAACTCAGTTAATCTGGGTTCTCTGACAGAAGAAAGACTCCCGGTGCAGCATGTTGATCTCAAAATGGAGCCAATTTCTGACAAAGTTTTGGCCTCAAAAGAACAATGA